From a single Streptomyces sp. NBC_00377 genomic region:
- a CDS encoding HEAT repeat domain-containing protein yields MFDPVIAPSGTLLGLLQRGRGDGTLHALTAPRAEALAALNHCVLRDPRHDWQVENRSLYYARLYLDLHGELDEIEAHLFDVEDSFDTEESRTGLALAVLGHLASYGRRDALVLLRRYAVSGANWAWALDELALRDDDAGLRALAAPVLARFGTDTEGEAELAAAVRDAFEPRPWRLWAEDPRPYVSARVRAAQEAGCFDRWQRQMSPSGPRPGWSVRAVFEWAQQGVERGAALHVPAARCLSAVAGPEDRPEIVQAAKDGTEGARCTALRYLADFNDPDALLLIEQAMATGSTPVVEAAVDAFERMRSVAAVDRARGWAHRPDPLGAAAGRMLACRGGTQDSDLVLGALREAVRGEGCDAPTLWTLVDGAGRLGIVCAAPVLRHIYRETASSHLRGRCARALAATDPSYATGFAVECLWDCEEGTREIAARHAETGDARVVERLRRLAADPAEEAEVQTAVRSRIGPDAASAM; encoded by the coding sequence ATGTTCGATCCGGTCATAGCGCCCAGCGGTACGCTGCTCGGCCTGCTCCAGAGGGGCCGCGGCGACGGCACGCTGCACGCGCTCACCGCACCGCGCGCCGAGGCGCTCGCGGCGCTGAACCACTGTGTGCTGCGGGATCCCCGCCACGACTGGCAGGTGGAGAACCGCTCCCTCTACTACGCCCGTCTCTACCTCGATCTGCACGGAGAGCTGGACGAGATCGAGGCCCACCTCTTCGACGTCGAGGACTCCTTCGACACCGAGGAGTCCCGCACGGGCCTCGCCCTGGCCGTCCTCGGCCACCTCGCCTCCTACGGCAGACGGGACGCCCTGGTCCTGCTGCGCCGGTACGCGGTCTCGGGAGCCAACTGGGCCTGGGCCCTGGACGAACTCGCCCTGCGGGACGACGACGCCGGGCTACGAGCGCTCGCCGCGCCCGTGCTGGCCCGCTTCGGTACCGATACCGAGGGCGAGGCCGAGCTCGCCGCCGCCGTACGGGACGCCTTCGAACCACGGCCCTGGCGGCTGTGGGCCGAGGATCCCCGCCCCTACGTCTCCGCACGCGTGCGTGCCGCTCAGGAGGCCGGCTGTTTCGACCGCTGGCAACGGCAGATGAGTCCGAGCGGACCCCGCCCCGGCTGGAGCGTGCGAGCCGTCTTCGAGTGGGCCCAGCAGGGCGTCGAGCGCGGAGCCGCCCTCCATGTCCCCGCCGCCCGCTGCCTCTCCGCCGTGGCCGGCCCCGAGGACCGGCCCGAGATCGTGCAGGCGGCCAAGGACGGCACCGAGGGAGCCCGGTGCACCGCGCTGCGCTACCTGGCCGACTTCAACGATCCCGATGCCCTGCTCCTGATCGAACAGGCCATGGCCACCGGATCCACGCCCGTGGTCGAGGCCGCCGTCGACGCCTTCGAGCGCATGCGCAGCGTCGCCGCCGTGGACCGGGCCCGCGGCTGGGCCCACCGGCCCGACCCCCTGGGCGCCGCCGCCGGCCGCATGCTCGCCTGCCGGGGCGGTACCCAGGACAGCGATCTGGTCCTCGGCGCCCTGCGCGAGGCCGTACGCGGCGAGGGCTGCGACGCGCCGACCCTGTGGACCCTCGTGGACGGGGCCGGGCGGCTCGGCATCGTCTGTGCGGCACCCGTGCTGCGCCACATCTACCGCGAGACGGCCTCGTCCCACCTGCGTGGGCGCTGCGCCCGCGCACTCGCCGCCACCGACCCCTCCTACGCCACCGGCTTCGCCGTCGAATGCCTGTGGGACTGCGAGGAGGGCACCCGCGAGATCGCCGCCCGGCACGCCGAGACCGGTGACGCCCGGGTCGTGGAGCGGCTGCGCCGGCTCGCCGCCGACCCGGCCGAGGAGGCGGAGGTCCAGACGGCCGTACGGAGCCGGATCGGACCGGACGCCGCGTCCGCCATGTGA
- a CDS encoding glycosyltransferase family 4 protein gives MRVVIVTESFPPDVNGVAHCAFQTARHLVDRGHAPVVVAPATAAGTGPDAGAPCPVVRVPSLPLPGYPQVRVALPSRRVAAAIAEHRADLVHLASPFVLGVRGMAAAARLGIPAVAVYQTDLGGYARTYMGAGEAAAWRRIRSVHAAADLTLAPSSAALRDLDTHGVPRVKLWPRGVDTERFRPDRRDEALRRALAPDGELIVGYVGRLAPEKQVELLAGACGLPGVRVVVVGDGPSRPGLEEHLPGAVFLGRRTGDELARIFASLDVFVHTGPFETFCQTVQEAMAGGVPVVAPAAGGPLDLVAHGRTGLLVPPRDADAVRDAVAALAADPALRAAYGAAGRAAVEGRTWAAVGDRLIGHYEGVLAARRLVVAA, from the coding sequence ATGCGTGTCGTCATCGTGACCGAGTCCTTTCCCCCCGACGTGAACGGCGTGGCCCATTGCGCCTTCCAGACCGCCCGACACCTCGTCGACCGCGGTCACGCCCCCGTCGTCGTCGCCCCGGCCACCGCCGCCGGGACCGGGCCGGACGCCGGAGCGCCCTGCCCCGTCGTCCGAGTCCCCTCCCTTCCGCTCCCCGGCTACCCCCAGGTCCGTGTCGCCCTCCCCAGCCGCCGCGTCGCCGCCGCGATCGCCGAGCACCGCGCCGACCTGGTCCACCTGGCCAGTCCCTTCGTCCTCGGCGTCCGGGGCATGGCGGCCGCCGCCCGGCTCGGCATCCCCGCCGTCGCCGTCTACCAGACCGACCTGGGCGGCTACGCCCGCACCTACATGGGCGCGGGCGAGGCAGCGGCCTGGCGCCGGATACGGTCCGTCCACGCCGCCGCCGACCTCACCCTCGCCCCGTCCAGCGCGGCCCTGCGCGACCTCGACACGCACGGCGTGCCCCGGGTGAAGCTGTGGCCGCGGGGCGTGGACACCGAGCGCTTCCGCCCCGACCGCCGCGACGAGGCGCTGCGCCGCGCACTCGCCCCCGACGGCGAGCTGATCGTCGGCTATGTCGGACGGCTCGCTCCCGAGAAGCAGGTCGAGCTCCTGGCAGGCGCGTGCGGGCTGCCGGGTGTCCGGGTCGTGGTGGTGGGCGACGGACCGAGCCGGCCCGGTCTGGAGGAGCACCTGCCGGGCGCGGTCTTCCTGGGCAGGCGCACGGGGGACGAACTCGCCCGGATCTTCGCCTCGCTGGACGTGTTCGTGCACACCGGCCCCTTCGAGACGTTCTGCCAGACCGTGCAGGAGGCCATGGCCGGCGGTGTGCCGGTGGTCGCGCCGGCCGCGGGCGGCCCCCTGGACCTGGTCGCCCACGGGCGCACCGGTCTGCTGGTCCCGCCCCGGGACGCCGACGCCGTACGGGACGCGGTGGCGGCCCTGGCCGCCGACCCCGCGCTGCGGGCCGCCTACGGCGCCGCCGGGCGGGCCGCGGTCGAGGGGCGCACCTGGGCCGCCGTCGGCGACCGGCTCATCGGTCACTACGAGGGCGTGCTCGCGGCGCGCCGACTGGTGGTGGCGGCATGA